A stretch of the Orcinus orca chromosome 1, mOrcOrc1.1, whole genome shotgun sequence genome encodes the following:
- the PYCR2 gene encoding pyrroline-5-carboxylate reductase 2 isoform X1, producing MSVGFIGAGQLACALARGFTAAGILSAHKIIASSPDMDLPTVSALRKMGVNLTRSNKETVRHSDVLFLAVKPHIIPFILDEIGADVQARHIVVSCAAGVTISSVEKKLMAFQPAPKVIRCMTNTPVLVREGATVYATGTHALVEDGQLLEQLMSSVGFCTEVEEDLIDAVTGLSGSGPAYAFMALDALADGGVKMGLPRRLAVRLGAQALLGAAKMLLDSEQHPGQLKDNVCSPGGATIHALHVLESGGFRSLLINAVEASCIQTRELQSMADQEKISPAALKKTLLDRVKLDSRTVTSLTPSSSGKLLTRSPVPGGKRD from the exons ATGAGCGTGGGCTTCATCGGCGCTGGCCAGCTGGCCTGTGCCCTGGCGCGGGGCTTCACGGCCGCAG GCATCCTGTCGGCTCACAAGATAATAGCCAGCTCCCcggacatggacctgcccacagTGTCCGCGCTCAGG AAGATGGGTGTGAACCTGACCCGGAGTAATAAGGAGACAGTGAGGCACAGTGACGTCCTGTTCCTAGCCGTGAAGCCACACATCATCCCCTTCATCCTGGACGAGATCGGGGCCGACGTTCAGGCCAGGCACATTGTGGTCTCCTGCGCGGCAGGTGTCACCATCAGCTCTGTCGAGAAG AAGCTGATGGCATTCCAACCGGCCCCCAAGGTGATCCGCTGCATGACCAACACGCCCGTGTTGGTGCGAGAGGGCGCGACAGTGTACGCCACGGGCACCCATGCCTTGGTGGAGGATGGGCAGCTCCTGGAGCAGCTCATGAGCAGCGTGGGCTTCTGCACTGAGGTGGAAGAGGACCTGATTGACGCCGTCACAGGGCTCAGCGGCAGCGGGCCTGCCTAT GCGTTCATGGCCCTGGACGCGTTGGCCGACGGTGGGGTGAAGATGGGCCTGCCGAGGCGCCTGGCTGTCCGACTGGGGGCCCAGGCCTTGCTG GGGGCTGCCAAGATGCTGCTGGACTCAGAGCAGCACCCGGGCCAGCTCAAGGACAATGTCTGCTCCCCTGGGGGGGCCACCATCCACGCCCTGCACGTCCTAGAGAGCGGGGGCTTCCGCTCCCTGCTCATCAACGCAGTTGAGGCCTCCTGCATCCAAACACG AGAGCTGCAGTCCATGGCCGACCAAGAAAAGATCTCCCCAGCTGCCCTCAAGAAGACCCTCCTGGACAGAGTGAAGCTGGACTCCCGCACAGTGACCTCACTGACCCCCTCCAGCTCAGGGAAGCTCCTCACGAGAAGCCCAGTCCCAGGAGGCAAAAGAGACTAA
- the PYCR2 gene encoding pyrroline-5-carboxylate reductase 2 isoform X2, with protein sequence MAFQPAPKVIRCMTNTPVLVREGATVYATGTHALVEDGQLLEQLMSSVGFCTEVEEDLIDAVTGLSGSGPAYAFMALDALADGGVKMGLPRRLAVRLGAQALLGAAKMLLDSEQHPGQLKDNVCSPGGATIHALHVLESGGFRSLLINAVEASCIQTRELQSMADQEKISPAALKKTLLDRVKLDSRTVTSLTPSSSGKLLTRSPVPGGKRD encoded by the exons ATGGCATTCCAACCGGCCCCCAAGGTGATCCGCTGCATGACCAACACGCCCGTGTTGGTGCGAGAGGGCGCGACAGTGTACGCCACGGGCACCCATGCCTTGGTGGAGGATGGGCAGCTCCTGGAGCAGCTCATGAGCAGCGTGGGCTTCTGCACTGAGGTGGAAGAGGACCTGATTGACGCCGTCACAGGGCTCAGCGGCAGCGGGCCTGCCTAT GCGTTCATGGCCCTGGACGCGTTGGCCGACGGTGGGGTGAAGATGGGCCTGCCGAGGCGCCTGGCTGTCCGACTGGGGGCCCAGGCCTTGCTG GGGGCTGCCAAGATGCTGCTGGACTCAGAGCAGCACCCGGGCCAGCTCAAGGACAATGTCTGCTCCCCTGGGGGGGCCACCATCCACGCCCTGCACGTCCTAGAGAGCGGGGGCTTCCGCTCCCTGCTCATCAACGCAGTTGAGGCCTCCTGCATCCAAACACG AGAGCTGCAGTCCATGGCCGACCAAGAAAAGATCTCCCCAGCTGCCCTCAAGAAGACCCTCCTGGACAGAGTGAAGCTGGACTCCCGCACAGTGACCTCACTGACCCCCTCCAGCTCAGGGAAGCTCCTCACGAGAAGCCCAGTCCCAGGAGGCAAAAGAGACTAA